Proteins from one Roseovarius nanhaiticus genomic window:
- a CDS encoding CPBP family intramembrane glutamic endopeptidase — MPTRAIPLFLAMIFLITWGVIGFYVLGPELASRWFGPISGSHPLFFLATWAPAIAAILLVLSHAGTAGLGRFLSRLLLWRAPSGWAVFVVIGVPLVFMAGSVIKGGPALAPLPPEGAGPMVAVMLMMLFLGPIEELGWRGVLQPLLQRHMAPVWAGALIGAIWGLWHLPAFYLAGTVFGAWNFLPFFIGNVVLAVLVTPLLNRAGGSLLWPMFFHWQLINPFWPDAQPWDTWILAGVAIVVIWWNHDRMFTREGAVTEVIPLRPHAALQKTR; from the coding sequence ATGCCGACACGCGCCATCCCGCTGTTTTTGGCCATGATCTTCCTGATCACCTGGGGGGTCATCGGCTTCTACGTGCTCGGCCCTGAACTGGCGTCACGCTGGTTCGGACCAATCAGCGGTTCGCACCCGCTCTTCTTCCTCGCCACCTGGGCGCCCGCCATCGCGGCGATCTTGCTGGTCCTGTCTCATGCCGGCACCGCAGGGCTAGGGCGCTTCCTGTCGCGGCTCCTGCTCTGGCGAGCGCCGTCGGGCTGGGCGGTTTTTGTTGTGATCGGCGTGCCACTGGTCTTCATGGCCGGATCGGTAATCAAGGGCGGCCCGGCGCTGGCGCCGTTGCCGCCCGAGGGCGCTGGTCCGATGGTCGCGGTCATGTTGATGATGCTGTTTCTCGGGCCCATCGAAGAGTTGGGCTGGCGCGGGGTGCTGCAACCTCTCCTTCAGCGCCACATGGCACCCGTCTGGGCGGGTGCGCTGATCGGGGCAATCTGGGGGCTCTGGCATCTGCCAGCCTTCTATCTTGCCGGCACTGTCTTCGGCGCCTGGAACTTCCTGCCCTTCTTCATTGGCAACGTGGTGCTGGCCGTGCTGGTCACGCCACTTCTTAACCGCGCCGGGGGCAGCCTGCTCTGGCCGATGTTTTTTCATTGGCAACTCATCAACCCGTTCTGGCCTGACGCGCAGCCTTGGGACACTTGGATTCTTGCCGGTGTTGCCATTGTCGTCATCTGGTGGAACCACGACAGGATGTTCACCCGCGAGGGTGCCGTGACGGAGGTCATCCCGTTACGGCCGCACGCTGCCCTGCAGAAGACAAGGTGA
- a CDS encoding biopolymer transporter ExbD, with amino-acid sequence MARRSRRRGRLSMTSLIDVIFLLLLFFMLSSTFSKFSEIELTAGGSAPGGAAETPPLFLRLGQDDLSLNGQTTSLGALQTALGQSGPASVADDRPRTVLVSLGQDVTAQRLTDLLGALRGTEGISPLILGGSSE; translated from the coding sequence ATGGCTAGGCGATCCCGCAGACGCGGACGCCTCTCGATGACGTCGCTGATCGACGTGATCTTTCTCCTGCTGCTCTTTTTCATGCTGTCTTCGACCTTCTCCAAGTTCTCCGAAATCGAGCTGACCGCAGGCGGGAGCGCACCCGGCGGCGCGGCCGAGACGCCGCCGCTTTTCCTGCGGCTTGGGCAGGACGACCTGAGCCTGAATGGTCAAACCACCTCACTGGGCGCGTTGCAGACCGCGCTTGGCCAATCCGGGCCCGCGTCAGTCGCCGATGACAGGCCCCGGACAGTGCTGGTGTCTTTGGGACAGGACGTGACGGCCCAGCGTCTTACCGACTTGCTGGGGGCGCTGCGCGGTACCGAAGGCATCAGCCCGCTGATACTGGGAGGCAGCTCGGAATGA
- a CDS encoding DUF6544 family protein, translated as MKILAAILIVLAIVLLGLAVIVFLDRRADRSEWDRLARLQPDDPRTFDEELVADLPDPARRYFTYVIQPDTPLLPVVEIEMTGQFSLGTNDNPRYQPMEARQVLAAPEGFVWAMRTTGGMPVAGSDSGLWTRFRIFGLIPVARSGGDPDHARSAFGRYVAEAVIWSPAAMLPGPGVSWAEVDHDTARVTVRREDLSQVVDVTVDAQGRPESVFFERWTNANPDKAYRLQPFGAVVSDFREVGGYRLPFHVEAGNMFGTDDYFPFFIANITALRFPGGQP; from the coding sequence ATGAAAATTCTCGCCGCAATTCTGATCGTCCTTGCGATCGTCCTTCTAGGGCTGGCCGTCATTGTTTTCTTGGACCGGCGTGCGGATCGCTCGGAGTGGGACCGGCTCGCGAGGCTCCAGCCGGACGACCCGCGAACCTTCGACGAAGAGCTGGTGGCGGACCTTCCCGATCCAGCACGCCGCTATTTCACCTATGTCATCCAGCCGGACACACCTCTCCTACCGGTGGTCGAGATCGAGATGACGGGGCAATTCAGCCTCGGCACCAATGACAACCCGCGCTACCAGCCGATGGAAGCGCGCCAGGTACTCGCGGCTCCAGAAGGATTCGTCTGGGCTATGAGGACGACCGGCGGCATGCCCGTCGCAGGGTCGGACTCGGGTCTCTGGACGCGGTTCCGGATCTTCGGCTTGATCCCGGTCGCCCGCTCCGGCGGCGATCCGGATCACGCCCGCTCTGCCTTTGGACGCTATGTGGCGGAGGCGGTGATCTGGTCGCCGGCGGCCATGTTGCCGGGTCCGGGTGTGTCTTGGGCCGAGGTGGACCATGACACCGCCCGGGTCACAGTCCGCCGCGAAGACCTGAGCCAGGTGGTGGACGTGACTGTCGACGCACAAGGCCGGCCGGAAAGCGTGTTTTTCGAACGATGGACCAACGCGAACCCCGACAAGGCATACCGCTTGCAGCCCTTCGGCGCGGTGGTCTCAGACTTCCGCGAGGTCGGCGGGTATCGCCTGCCGTTCCACGTTGAGGCGGGCAACATGTTCGGGACGGACGACTACTTCCCGTTCTTCATCGCCAACATCACTGCACTCCGATTCCCGGGCGGACAGCCATGA
- a CDS encoding MotA/TolQ/ExbB proton channel family protein, whose translation MSSIVATFNEIAALGGPVVVVLLAVSMVTLAVMLYKLWQFTRSGVGRHRALAEAVSAWDAGDKARARAALRRSTSYLAPVVSMAFDAGPDAVKRLEAEAETRFARLERGFRLLDSVAQLAPLLGLFGTVLGMIAAFQALQDAGSQVDPSILAGGIWVALLTTAVGLVVAMPTALVLSWFEGRMDAERVTAERAIHIILAPRGLDAATVEAAEPRAAVHG comes from the coding sequence ATGAGCAGCATCGTCGCGACATTCAACGAGATTGCTGCCTTGGGCGGGCCGGTTGTGGTCGTCCTCCTCGCCGTGTCGATGGTGACCTTGGCCGTGATGCTCTACAAGCTATGGCAGTTTACCCGCTCGGGCGTCGGGCGGCACCGGGCGCTGGCAGAGGCGGTCTCGGCATGGGATGCCGGCGACAAGGCCCGGGCGCGCGCCGCCTTGAGACGTTCTACCAGCTATCTTGCGCCTGTCGTGTCCATGGCCTTCGATGCAGGTCCGGATGCGGTCAAGCGGCTAGAGGCAGAGGCGGAAACGCGTTTCGCCCGGCTCGAGCGTGGCTTCAGGCTGCTTGATTCCGTGGCGCAGCTGGCGCCGCTCCTTGGTCTTTTCGGAACGGTTCTGGGAATGATCGCCGCGTTCCAGGCGTTGCAGGATGCGGGCAGTCAGGTTGATCCGTCGATCCTTGCGGGTGGCATCTGGGTGGCGCTGCTGACGACGGCCGTCGGCTTGGTTGTCGCGATGCCGACGGCACTGGTCCTCAGCTGGTTCGAGGGCCGCATGGACGCCGAGCGGGTCACGGCAGAGCGCGCCATTCATATCATTTTGGCACCGCGCGGCCTGGACGCCGCCACTGTGGAGGCCGCCGAACCAAGGGCCGCTGTCCATGGCTAG
- a CDS encoding amino acid ABC transporter substrate-binding protein yields the protein MNKLLATAALALTVTAPLGTAQAETWDVGMSGGYFPFTFVNLDELQGFEVDFINALAAETGNEVNFVTMSFSGLIGALESERIDTIANQITITPEREAKFAFSQPYVFDGAQVVVKAGNEATIQGPEDLSGKTVAVNLGSNFEQLLNDLPNAGEIDIKTYESNIAQDTALGRVDAFVMDRVSSAQLIQESPLPLALAGNSFSQIRNALPFRDTEEGRALRDEIDAAITTLKENGTLAEISQKWFGTDITSAE from the coding sequence ATGAACAAACTACTCGCAACAGCGGCACTTGCGCTGACCGTCACCGCCCCTCTGGGCACCGCTCAGGCCGAAACATGGGATGTCGGCATGTCCGGCGGATACTTCCCATTCACCTTCGTGAATCTGGACGAACTTCAGGGTTTCGAGGTCGATTTCATCAATGCGCTGGCAGCTGAAACAGGAAACGAGGTGAACTTCGTCACCATGTCGTTTTCCGGTCTGATCGGCGCGCTGGAGTCAGAGCGCATCGACACCATCGCAAACCAGATCACCATCACGCCCGAACGTGAGGCAAAGTTTGCCTTTTCGCAGCCCTATGTTTTTGACGGCGCGCAGGTCGTCGTCAAGGCAGGCAATGAGGCCACGATCCAAGGCCCCGAAGATCTGAGCGGCAAGACCGTCGCCGTCAATCTTGGCTCGAATTTCGAGCAACTTTTGAACGATCTGCCCAACGCGGGCGAGATCGACATCAAGACCTACGAGAGCAATATCGCTCAGGACACGGCGTTGGGGCGTGTCGATGCATTTGTCATGGACCGCGTGTCTTCGGCGCAGCTTATTCAGGAGAGCCCGCTGCCCCTGGCCCTGGCTGGCAACTCGTTTAGCCAGATCCGCAATGCGCTGCCGTTCCGCGACACGGAAGAGGGGCGGGCGCTGCGCGACGAGATTGATGCGGCAATCACCACGCTGAAAGAGAACGGCACGCTGGCCGAGATTTCCCAAAAGTGGTTTGGCACCGACATAACCTCGGCGGAGTAA
- a CDS encoding amino acid ABC transporter ATP-binding protein, whose protein sequence is MISIQNLNKSFGKTPVLQDISLDIAPGERVVVIGPSGTGKSTLLRCLNFLDAPDNGQITIGDLSVDAARASKADILGLRRRTGFVFQNYALFANKTARQNITEALVTVKGMSRADADARADTILRETGLEARADAYPASLSGGQQQRVGIGRAMALDAELMLFDEPTSALDPEWVGEVLDLMRKLAETRQTMLIVTHEMQFAREIADRILFMDGGRIVEEGPPAQLLDTPRDPRTKTFLRRVG, encoded by the coding sequence ATGATTTCTATCCAGAACCTCAACAAGAGCTTCGGCAAAACCCCCGTCCTTCAGGACATATCGCTGGACATAGCGCCGGGCGAGCGCGTGGTGGTGATCGGTCCGTCCGGCACCGGTAAATCCACGCTTCTTCGGTGTCTGAATTTTCTGGACGCGCCGGATAACGGGCAGATCACCATCGGCGATCTGTCGGTTGATGCCGCGCGTGCGTCCAAGGCAGATATCCTTGGCCTCCGGCGGCGCACGGGCTTTGTCTTTCAAAACTACGCCCTTTTCGCAAACAAGACCGCGCGTCAGAACATCACCGAAGCGCTGGTGACGGTGAAAGGCATGAGCCGCGCAGACGCGGATGCGCGCGCCGACACCATTCTGCGCGAGACCGGATTGGAGGCGCGCGCGGATGCCTATCCCGCCTCGCTTTCGGGCGGTCAGCAACAGCGGGTCGGTATCGGGCGCGCCATGGCGCTGGATGCCGAACTGATGCTCTTTGACGAGCCGACCAGCGCGCTCGATCCCGAATGGGTGGGCGAGGTTCTGGACCTCATGCGCAAGCTGGCCGAGACGCGCCAAACCATGCTGATCGTCACCCACGAAATGCAGTTTGCGCGCGAGATCGCCGATCGCATTCTTTTTATGGATGGCGGACGCATCGTCGAGGAAGGCCCACCTGCGCAACTGCTGGACACGCCGCGCGACCCACGCACCAAAACATTCCTGCGCCGCGTCGGCTGA
- a CDS encoding amino acid ABC transporter permease, with product MRALDVDYMLGLLPVLLGYVPLTLFMAMVGMAFALVLAALMAVERVAKVPVLDVFVRLFISFFRGTPLLVQLFLFYFGLPQMLSFLTAINGVTATIMGLTLHFSAYMAESIRAAILGVDRAQWEASMATGMTQAQMMRRIILPQAARVAAPTLINYFIDMVKGTSLAFTLGVTELMGAAQKEAAGSFLYFEAFLVVAAIYWILVEALSWGQRWLETYLNKAHAR from the coding sequence ATGCGCGCGCTCGACGTCGACTACATGCTGGGGCTTTTGCCTGTTCTTCTGGGCTATGTGCCGCTGACACTCTTCATGGCGATGGTGGGGATGGCGTTCGCGCTCGTCCTCGCCGCTCTCATGGCAGTCGAGAGGGTGGCCAAGGTCCCTGTGCTTGACGTTTTCGTGCGCCTCTTCATCAGCTTTTTCCGTGGCACGCCGCTCTTGGTGCAGCTTTTCCTGTTCTATTTCGGCCTGCCGCAGATGCTGTCCTTTCTGACTGCGATCAATGGCGTGACGGCGACGATCATGGGCCTCACGTTGCATTTCTCGGCCTACATGGCCGAGAGCATCCGCGCCGCGATCCTCGGCGTCGATCGTGCGCAGTGGGAGGCCAGCATGGCCACCGGCATGACGCAGGCGCAGATGATGCGGCGCATCATCCTGCCGCAGGCGGCGCGCGTGGCGGCGCCCACGCTGATCAACTACTTCATAGACATGGTCAAAGGCACGTCGCTCGCATTCACTCTTGGCGTGACCGAATTGATGGGCGCGGCTCAAAAGGAGGCGGCAGGCAGCTTTCTGTATTTCGAGGCGTTTTTGGTCGTGGCCGCGATCTACTGGATTTTGGTCGAGGCATTGTCCTGGGGTCAAAGGTGGTTGGAGACCTATCTGAACAAGGCTCATGCGCGATGA
- a CDS encoding ExbD/TolR family protein: protein MKRVLRKTKSEPTIALINIVFLMLIFFMVSGTLARPLDASLSLVRTADLEGRAPPDALMVHADGRLTHQGQDISAPANYLATLPEAERQGPVRLIPDRELPAADLVRIAAELRAAGAGQVMIVTERGLE, encoded by the coding sequence ATGAAGCGCGTCCTTCGCAAGACCAAAAGTGAGCCGACGATCGCGCTGATCAACATCGTTTTCCTGATGCTGATCTTCTTCATGGTCTCGGGCACGTTGGCGCGCCCGCTGGATGCTTCGCTCAGCCTCGTCCGGACGGCGGATCTGGAGGGGCGGGCGCCGCCCGATGCCCTGATGGTGCATGCGGATGGGCGCCTCACCCACCAAGGCCAGGACATTTCAGCGCCCGCAAATTACCTGGCGACGCTGCCCGAGGCCGAACGCCAAGGCCCGGTCAGGCTGATACCCGACCGCGAACTGCCTGCGGCCGATCTTGTACGCATCGCCGCGGAATTGCGCGCGGCTGGCGCCGGGCAGGTGATGATCGTGACGGAAAGAGGGCTGGAATGA
- a CDS encoding HlyD family secretion protein, producing MSDTTSPAQGPSRTRIVAIAVILALILIAGVYALMDRSVPSSARGIVSAHVVQIAPRVSGTVTEVNVSDDVIVEAGDPLFSLDPRPLKLAVAQAEANLASALQNVDASSALIVAAQVAVTQARTALDNTRTEAERTFKLEERGIVAAARGDQARTAVAEAEAALDGAEANLRSAQAQLGPEGEDNPAFQAAAAQLEQAQYDLASTTVRAQHLGAVTNLTLSEGQFIGAGSPALTFVDAEAGWITVDLRENQLQKVEAGDPAHVLFDALPGRIFNGRVQSVAWGIAPGRNVQGGLVVNQTAKTWFEPARSIPVRIELEGGMEDWPYAARVGGKAHAVIFATSEHGPLALIARGLQRLRSWTSFLH from the coding sequence TTGAGCGATACAACCTCCCCGGCCCAAGGGCCGAGCCGCACACGGATCGTTGCGATTGCCGTCATCCTGGCTTTGATCCTGATCGCCGGCGTCTACGCCCTGATGGACCGCAGCGTGCCCAGCAGCGCACGCGGGATCGTGTCGGCCCATGTGGTGCAGATCGCGCCGCGTGTGTCGGGCACCGTGACGGAGGTGAATGTCTCGGACGACGTCATCGTCGAGGCGGGCGATCCGCTTTTCTCGCTCGACCCGCGCCCCTTGAAGCTGGCTGTGGCGCAGGCCGAGGCGAACCTTGCCAGCGCGCTGCAGAATGTCGATGCGTCGAGCGCGTTGATCGTGGCGGCACAGGTGGCCGTGACCCAGGCCCGTACGGCGCTGGACAACACCCGCACCGAGGCCGAGCGCACCTTCAAACTCGAGGAACGCGGCATCGTCGCCGCCGCGCGGGGCGATCAGGCCCGCACTGCCGTGGCCGAAGCCGAGGCGGCGCTGGACGGGGCCGAGGCCAACCTGCGCAGCGCGCAGGCGCAGCTGGGCCCCGAGGGCGAGGACAATCCCGCCTTCCAGGCCGCCGCCGCGCAGCTGGAGCAGGCGCAGTACGACCTGGCCTCGACCACGGTGCGCGCACAGCATCTGGGCGCCGTGACCAACCTCACGCTGTCGGAGGGGCAGTTCATCGGGGCAGGCAGCCCTGCGCTGACCTTCGTCGATGCCGAGGCCGGCTGGATCACCGTCGATCTGCGCGAGAACCAGCTACAGAAGGTCGAGGCCGGCGATCCCGCGCATGTCCTTTTCGATGCGCTGCCGGGCCGGATATTCAATGGCCGTGTGCAGAGCGTTGCCTGGGGCATCGCGCCGGGGCGCAACGTGCAGGGCGGGCTGGTCGTAAACCAGACCGCAAAGACATGGTTCGAGCCCGCGCGCAGCATCCCCGTGCGGATCGAGCTGGAGGGCGGGATGGAGGACTGGCCCTATGCCGCGCGCGTCGGCGGCAAGGCGCATGCGGTGATCTTCGCCACCAGCGAGCATGGCCCGCTGGCCCTGATCGCGCGGGGGCTGCAACGACTGCGCTCCTGGACCAGCTTCCTGCACTGA
- a CDS encoding FUSC family protein, which yields MYVPPRPSPQDDPHYAIRLGLTGALSFAAIPLMDPNMPTIMAALPVGLIAGQRKAFNPVAIIVAIVVVCVLATLMAWFVNVLQPLPVVYAGAMWLVYFLGFGMILRSGAAPGMLLVVMAVLFSVIGMSGSAAVAMMRSEFFSAALVALVVIPLAYMLVPARTRQVHVAAPVPPGGDAAMGAAIRASVLLALSFWLYAVMPPSDIMLAIMAAMVLVFPTRDAVFFEAGQRLRATLYGSALAIVVVAIYPLSPKLPILLGLVFLAGLWVGTRVLYDPRPHMAYQNALPAALALIAGGLSTQDLGQAVLSRVLLTLAGAFTAAYAVALLDSLSGWRTRAEPKIKDGAVRKRAEPSGS from the coding sequence ATGTATGTCCCGCCCCGCCCCAGCCCGCAGGATGATCCGCATTACGCCATCAGGCTGGGCCTGACGGGCGCGCTCTCTTTTGCGGCGATCCCGCTGATGGATCCGAACATGCCCACGATCATGGCGGCCTTGCCCGTGGGTCTGATCGCGGGGCAGCGCAAGGCCTTCAATCCGGTCGCGATCATCGTCGCCATCGTCGTCGTTTGCGTCCTCGCCACGCTCATGGCCTGGTTCGTGAACGTGCTGCAGCCCTTGCCGGTGGTTTATGCCGGGGCGATGTGGCTGGTCTATTTCCTCGGCTTCGGGATGATCCTGCGCAGCGGTGCGGCGCCCGGCATGCTGCTGGTCGTGATGGCTGTCCTCTTCTCGGTCATCGGGATGAGCGGCAGTGCGGCGGTCGCGATGATGCGGAGCGAGTTCTTCTCGGCGGCCCTGGTCGCGCTGGTGGTGATCCCGCTGGCCTATATGCTGGTGCCGGCGCGCACGAGGCAGGTGCATGTCGCGGCGCCGGTGCCACCGGGCGGGGATGCGGCCATGGGCGCGGCGATCCGCGCCAGCGTGCTTCTGGCGCTCAGTTTCTGGCTCTATGCGGTGATGCCGCCCTCGGACATCATGCTGGCGATCATGGCGGCGATGGTGTTGGTCTTTCCCACGCGCGATGCCGTCTTCTTCGAGGCGGGGCAGCGCCTGCGCGCCACGCTCTACGGCAGCGCGCTGGCCATTGTGGTGGTGGCGATCTATCCGCTCTCGCCCAAGCTGCCGATCCTGCTGGGCCTCGTCTTTCTCGCCGGGCTTTGGGTGGGCACCCGGGTGCTTTATGACCCGCGCCCGCACATGGCCTATCAGAATGCCCTTCCGGCCGCACTGGCGCTGATTGCCGGGGGCCTCAGCACGCAGGATCTGGGGCAGGCAGTTCTGAGCCGTGTGCTGCTGACCCTCGCCGGAGCCTTCACCGCCGCATATGCCGTGGCGCTGCTGGACAGCCTGAGTGGCTGGCGCACGCGGGCGGAACCGAAGATCAAAGACGGCGCGGTCAGGAAGCGTGCCGAGCCGTCTGGATCCTAG
- a CDS encoding ABC transporter ATP-binding protein — protein sequence MTDAPLLDVENLWVKFRTRNGVFDAVRGISFTLGKERLGIVGESGSGKSMTGRAVLRLIRPPGFIEADRLDVHGEDILALPEKRMRKLRGGRVSMIMQDPKFSLNPVMTVGQQLVEALRAHENVSRSQAYERALEVLDEVAIREPRRVIDLYPHEVSGGMGQRIMIAMMLLPNPEILIADEPTSALDVSVQLQVLDIIDKLVRDRGMGLMFISHDLNLVAKFCDRIIIMYAGRIVETCKASELRNAQHPYTLGLLNSVPDLERPRDHLEVLKRDPAWREAPSVSARQ from the coding sequence ATGACCGACGCGCCGCTTCTGGACGTGGAAAACCTCTGGGTGAAGTTCCGCACACGCAACGGTGTCTTCGACGCGGTGCGCGGAATTTCGTTCACGTTGGGCAAGGAAAGGCTTGGCATCGTGGGTGAAAGTGGCTCGGGCAAATCCATGACCGGCCGCGCCGTGTTGCGCCTGATCCGGCCCCCGGGCTTTATCGAGGCCGACAGGCTGGACGTACATGGCGAGGACATTCTGGCGCTGCCGGAAAAGCGCATGCGCAAGTTGCGTGGCGGGCGCGTGTCGATGATCATGCAGGACCCGAAATTTTCGCTCAACCCGGTGATGACGGTTGGGCAGCAACTGGTCGAGGCGCTGCGCGCGCATGAAAATGTATCACGCAGCCAAGCGTATGAGCGCGCTTTGGAGGTGCTCGACGAAGTGGCGATCCGAGAGCCCCGGCGGGTCATCGACCTTTATCCGCACGAGGTGTCGGGCGGCATGGGCCAGCGCATCATGATCGCCATGATGCTTCTGCCCAATCCCGAAATCCTGATCGCCGATGAGCCTACCTCGGCGCTGGATGTTTCGGTACAGCTTCAGGTGCTCGACATCATCGACAAGCTGGTGCGCGACCGGGGCATGGGCCTAATGTTCATCAGCCATGACCTCAACCTCGTGGCCAAATTCTGTGACCGCATCATCATCATGTATGCCGGCCGCATCGTCGAGACCTGCAAGGCCAGTGAACTGCGTAACGCGCAACACCCCTACACGTTGGGCCTGCTCAATTCGGTGCCCGACCTCGAACGTCCGCGCGACCATCTGGAGGTTCTCAAGCGCGACCCGGCCTGGCGCGAGGCCCCGTCCGTGAGTGCCCGCCAATGA
- a CDS encoding ABC transporter ATP-binding protein, translating to MSAVTVKDLNVWFGVGADRSFAVRDVNFDVANGESFGLVGESGSGKSTILRAIAGLVPTWSGEMTVAGETLGPKRTKSFYSKVQMVFQDPYASLHPRQTVDRVLSEAMGLHGVQNVNTRIGKLLNDVGLGSGFRFRYPHQLSGGQRQRVAIARSLACDPSILLLDEPTSALDVSVQAEILNLLVDLRREHKLTYIMVSHDLGVVGHLCERIGVMKEGRFEEVLTVEDMRRSKAKSPYTQHLLESSINSIR from the coding sequence ATGAGTGCGGTCACGGTCAAGGACCTGAATGTCTGGTTCGGCGTCGGTGCGGACCGCTCCTTTGCTGTGCGCGATGTCAATTTCGATGTCGCCAATGGCGAAAGCTTTGGACTGGTGGGAGAAAGCGGGTCCGGCAAATCGACGATTCTGCGCGCCATTGCCGGCCTGGTGCCCACATGGTCGGGCGAAATGACGGTTGCGGGTGAAACCCTTGGACCGAAGCGCACCAAATCCTTCTACAGCAAGGTGCAGATGGTCTTTCAGGACCCCTATGCGTCGCTGCACCCGCGCCAGACGGTGGATCGCGTGCTGTCCGAGGCGATGGGCCTGCACGGCGTTCAGAACGTCAACACCCGCATCGGCAAATTGCTGAATGACGTAGGTCTCGGCTCTGGTTTCCGGTTTCGCTATCCGCACCAGCTTTCGGGCGGTCAGCGCCAGCGTGTCGCCATTGCCCGGTCGCTGGCCTGTGATCCGTCGATCCTGCTTCTGGATGAACCGACCTCGGCGCTGGACGTGTCGGTGCAGGCGGAAATACTCAATCTGCTGGTCGATCTGCGCCGCGAACACAAGCTGACCTATATCATGGTCTCGCATGATCTGGGCGTTGTGGGGCACCTGTGCGAACGTATCGGCGTGATGAAGGAGGGCCGGTTCGAAGAGGTCCTGACCGTCGAGGACATGCGCCGTTCCAAGGCAAAATCGCCCTATACTCAGCATCTCCTGGAAAGCTCGATCAACTCGATCCGGTAG
- a CDS encoding M23 family metallopeptidase, whose protein sequence is MTAMVLGIQVFLPLALLAWLLFLPARSLMGFAAQSAGTGAMLFALARVAQWALPVWWLPWVYGSLWLGLVIFRAAGTRLDKRPVLPDGTWGWTGFALAVLLCAVGGWYSVRALMGRSVPAVEVVDIANPLGPGRYLVGNGGSNAVVNAHLTTLDASVARFRPWRGQSYALDFFGLGPWGLRAEGWRPAEPAAYAIFGAELRAPCAGTIVAAEGNMPDFEVPEQDPVNRLGNHVVLRCGEAEIVFAHMRHGSVSVASGDSVVEGDRLGEVGNSGASTEPHLHIHAQRPAVEGAPPISGEPLALQIEGRFLVRGDRLVGR, encoded by the coding sequence ATGACAGCCATGGTCCTCGGCATTCAAGTTTTCCTCCCGCTGGCACTGCTCGCATGGCTGTTGTTTCTGCCGGCGCGAAGCCTCATGGGGTTCGCGGCTCAGTCGGCTGGAACGGGCGCAATGCTGTTTGCGCTGGCGCGCGTCGCGCAGTGGGCGTTGCCCGTATGGTGGCTGCCGTGGGTCTATGGCTCGCTGTGGCTGGGCCTGGTAATCTTCCGGGCTGCGGGAACGCGTCTCGATAAGCGGCCAGTACTGCCTGACGGGACTTGGGGATGGACGGGTTTCGCGCTGGCGGTTCTCTTATGCGCCGTCGGGGGCTGGTACAGCGTACGGGCGCTTATGGGGCGCAGCGTGCCAGCGGTAGAGGTCGTGGATATCGCCAATCCCCTTGGCCCTGGCCGCTATCTCGTCGGAAACGGTGGATCCAACGCAGTTGTGAACGCCCACCTGACGACCCTGGATGCCAGCGTCGCGCGGTTCCGCCCTTGGCGAGGGCAATCCTATGCGCTCGATTTCTTCGGGCTGGGGCCGTGGGGGCTGCGCGCCGAAGGATGGCGGCCGGCCGAACCTGCCGCCTATGCGATCTTCGGCGCGGAGCTGCGCGCGCCCTGTGCGGGGACAATTGTCGCCGCTGAGGGCAACATGCCGGACTTCGAAGTTCCGGAACAGGACCCGGTCAATCGCCTTGGCAACCATGTCGTCCTGCGTTGCGGCGAGGCCGAGATCGTCTTTGCCCATATGCGCCATGGAAGCGTGAGCGTCGCATCCGGGGATAGCGTCGTCGAGGGAGATCGGTTGGGCGAGGTCGGCAATTCCGGAGCGAGCACAGAACCGCATCTGCATATCCACGCGCAGCGTCCCGCCGTCGAAGGGGCGCCGCCGATCTCGGGCGAGCCGCTGGCATTGCAGATCGAGGGTCGCTTTCTCGTCCGTGGTGACCGACTCGTTGGGAGGTAA